The genomic stretch TAAATTAGAAATTAGCTGCAATTCACTGACAGTGACAAAATTGCTGTGCActgaagttggtggagaccaaaaacggagctaaaagagagagaatattggtcTTACATCCGctaggtggacagaaacacgactccaaataaatgatgttactccgtaactgctggatctGTAAATAAgcaagtgtttgctaacaagttcaacatatcaactcaaaaggtgatgatatgtcaatgctgtgttcacaacttgtttctgctgcccacaACTGGCCAAAAACATCAGTTACTGCTGGATTAATAAATGTGACTATGTAATGTGATTATAAGTAGATATAAGGACATATTTAAGTGTAAATCAATGAATTTGTCAGTAATTataacttttcatttaaaggATCTATATCTAGTGTACAGGAgctgggagcagtaacttccttcAGtgttaagctagctgtttccccttgtttccagtctttgagctaagctaactgtctgctgcCTGTATCTTTGTATTTAACGgtagatatgagagtggtatcaatcttcccatctaactctcggcaagaaaacGAAAAAGCGTATTTCGAAtgtcgaactgttcctttaactgtttacacacaggcacaaacaaTTCACAGGCAGatttaaaactatttataaatgtgttcaaAATTCATGAAGACATGTGACGTTTTATTATTGATGAttgaaatagtagtttgacaaggtccacttattagATTTCTCCTGGGGCactttattaatatatataatacacagGAGAAGTTATAGTCCTTAATATCCTTATTTCtactttattttgtgttatataAACGACATATTCATTGTTTACGTGCTGcttataaatactaaataaaggGGTTTAAAAGAATGTGTTATCCATTTTTCATTATGCACataaaatttcttttttttttaaaataaccttTTCTCCTTCGTTCTCTTCACATGATTAATGACCTGCTTCTACTCAGTCTGACTGATAAAACTGATTTGGAAAAACTCTctaaatgaagtgaaaaaatCTGTCTGTGGATGTGATTTACCTGAGGACATATCCAGGTGTCCTCACCTACCAAAACTGGTGTTGTGCAGCAGAGCCTTCCCTCTCACTCAGATATGCAACAGTCATCATGGCCAAGTCATGGAGGCATTTAATCAGCCAGATAAAAAAGGAGTCATTCCAGCGGAAACCTCTGTGGCTCTGAGATAAACTCTGGAGAAAGGCTCACAGTGCGTAGCTCTACTTTAAATTACAGAGCAAAAAAATTGTAACTTTTGAGCCACAACTCATTAAAAGATTTTTACTCACTGCCAAAGCAGGAATAATGACTTCTAATGAATTGAGCCCCAGACTGGGAAAATGGGAAACATAATAACCAGATTGAATGTAATTGCACATTTCTACTCTGGTAAATGGCCTCAGCAGACAGCATGGTGGCTGATTTACCAAATGTATTTTGGAGGGCTGGATCTTTTTTGTACAAGGATGCAAGTTCTGAAACTGATACCGTATTGAATTTAGAAATGATATGCATACAGTAGAGCTAGATTTGCTGACAGTTTATAGGTGCTTACACCCCATGTGAAAAGATTAAAGGAGTCAcacatgtgcttgtgtgttccAGCTATAGATCACAGTAACAGTTATCTCACCGGAGAGCAGGGTGCATTAAAGAGGCAATCCCTCTCGAAGATTACCACGGCTACAAGATGTGTGATTTATAATGAGgcatagagagagagggacttTTCTGTACATTGAATTTGTTAGTTGTGTCACACATACAAAGTGGAAGGGGATGGATAGTCCTCTGCTGCAATCACCATTTAGCATATTTccaatgttttatttacagcttCAGCTGCAGTGGATAATCTCATTTCACAATATGTGATGTGCAATGAACTCTGGGAGCAgcaataagaaaatatattcgATTTGATTAGTTTTCCACCTCTGTGTGTTTGGAAGATGGTATCAGTGTTACTGTACTGCAGTGAGATATATATACGTTCTGTTTTGGTCAAATTATCCAGCGCTAGAACATTTCAGGGCATCTTCATGAAACtacaaacaaacagcatctaaaataaatgtaactcTTTTAATTGGTGTCCAAGTTCAATTTACTCCACATGTAGACGGGATCTTGGTATTCTTTCTGGGAGTTTGGGGGTTTTAGTGAACTGAGAAGGAGTTTTCCATTATACAAATACTTAGTAATTACACATGACAGGTTATTTAaggctgattctgatattttggACTTTTAAAATTTGGTTGTTTCAAATATAAAAGTACtggttctgcagaaaaatggcccctgtggcTGAGACACCGTATATTCTCATATATTGCACAGTAAACATAGAGTAAACaggtaggaaagaagaaaaagcaaaacgTTCTGctacaaaaatgtgtgttcatATTTGTGGACTTTCCTGTATAATTTTAgctctttgggcctcaaactgttatttaaatgaaaccacgtgagaagtttagagaggaaatgtctctttggtggaactgctaacaactcgtAGACATCTGAAGTGTTACAAGGGGCCCCGATtacacactgtttgtttttttgtatgaaCGGtgacacaagccaaaaaggtttggAAGCACTTccttaatctttaacaatgcactGTATTTCCTAAAGCTTACCATGTGTTATTTGTGCAAAAATATAATTCTTGAAAGCAGctactatatatataatatggctaaatgaatgaataaaacaatCTGAAACATTACACAACAGCAGTATTTCTAGTCCTGCAGGGGGCCAAGCTGCACCACACTGGCTCACCATGCAGGGTGTGATTTATAAGTCAGTTTGAAGAATCGGTTTTCTTAACACTCACTTAATCGAGTTTTTGTTCTCTTGACTTGCTCTGCTCTTGTTTTCTTCATCCTTTTGGGGTCCCAGCAAGTCCAGGAGAGTTTAAATGGATCACAtctgctctctggtggacacaCGCGGTACTGGGCCTCCTGGGCGCATCAGGAAGCTGCAGATGGGGGAATTGGGGTTTTCCAGATGTTTAATTGAATTATTCAGAGCCCAGAACTTCTTTCCATCTACCCATGTCGTCCACATTAAGAGGAATTCATTTCAAAACTGACAGCTTGAGTCAAGAACATAACCCCATATTTTCATGCAGTTTTATGAATGCTCTTTCATGTGGTTGAAATTGGACATCAAAAAGACGAATGTAATACATTTCTTGCATAATTTACTTCACTAGAAATGATACCAATGTGATAAAGTTTATTGACAatacatcagcagcagcttaTCTCCAAACAGTTACAGATCAGTAATGAATTAAGATAAAGGCTAAACATGATTTGTGCTTTTATGCAATCGTCTGGCAGCCTCAGTCTGTCCTGAAGAAGCCATTGCTGTAGCAGACAGCGCACATTGTGTTCTGGCCGTTAGAAAAATCTTTTCACACTTGCAGGGAAACGCATGCGCGCAGAGGAAACCAACTGGTTTGTGTCAAGTCGAGGCAGACGGATGTGATCGAGCCAAAAAGCACCTGTATTCTGGCATTCATGCTGACACAGTGAGTACACATTTATATTTGACTTGTGAACAGTGTATAAAATCATTATAATCCCTCGTGTTTGTgcgtcttgttttttttaacaataaggCGGATGAATTTCAGGATCCAGTGAGGCTGGAGCATCTTTATCTGGATACTCCAGCAAGCAGAAATAATAGGATTCATCAATTTCTGCATATTGTGATCTGCACTAAAATTATAATATCGCTCATCAAACAGATGTAACAATTTGCAGATCGGCTGCTTTTTgccttgaaagaaaaaaaaaacatcctcctGACTGTAAATTATCAGCTTTTCTGATCAAATAATGTCATTATGTTTCTATAAATGGCTGCATGCTGCTTGCTTCAGGGTGCTTGTCTTCAATCGaccatcgtgtgtgtgtgtgtgtgtgtgtgtgtgtgtgtgtgtcctgccgAGGATGCGACTGATGGATGCGATTGCTGCGGTCCAAGAGTAACGCCTTGTCGCTATCATTACTGCTCATCCCTCatagacaagaggagaggaggagggcggTTGTTGATCATCACAGTTTGCTTTGTTACATTCAGCATGATCCAACAAACCGGTAGGACATTTGCCATTGGCTTCTCGAGCTGTTTGCATTACGATATCTGAACATAAACGCACTAAACGCCTTGTTTATGGTTTTAAAAATGTCGATTATTGTGGTTGCGTGCATTCCGCAAGACACGTTTTCCTCTACCTCAGATACTGTTGTTTAAATTGGGCAATAATCACTATCATTTACAGGATTCCACGATATAATTGATCACGTTTGATTGCTTTATCAATGAGGTTTAATTCATTCTCTTCTAAGGAAGATGCAGGCCTTCTTGGATCTGCACGCCTCCTGTCAGATCTACAATCTCTTGCGATTTCTTGGATCTTGTGTAATAAATGTCCAGCCAGCTCTCACATGTGGTCTCCCTCGTCTTCTCCCCGCAGTCCATGGGCTCAGAGCGGGTGGAGATGCGTAAGAGACAGATGCAGGTTCATCAGGAAGCAGCTGCCAGTGTCCTCCAAGCGCGCCACAGAATGGGAAACACCCCCACCAACGCCTCAAACGCCTGCTGtttctgctggtgctgctgctgtagctgctcctGGTAATGACACTGCTTCCCACACAGCAGGGCCGGAGATGGGAGATATGTGGTCCAGGGCACAAGGGGGGAATAAGGGCCCAGTTACTGTATCTGTGTGAACTTCTAAATATCTGTTTGTCTCCACACCGGTTTATTGAGATAACTGGCCACATTCTGGGTTGAAATTATGGTTTTGGCTGCTAATTTGCTGTCATCCACCCATCCCTCCATTATTATTCTTCATTTGCTGTCATTACTAAACTTAATCAGTATTACCTAGTTCAAAACctctttaaaaaagaacaaatacaaATTCCTCTCTCGCAGTTGCTGTACCATATTTCTGAGACTGTTTCAGAACCAGAGTGgtgtaaaataaatcacaaaaggCGTTTAAGTCCAAAGAAGAGCTGGAACAGTTAGTCGATTAGTCAATATACAGGTAATTAATCCGCAATAATTCAACAATCCGCTTAAACAAGTCACTTTTTaaggcaaaaaaaattaaaatcgttaaaaaatgaaatgtgaatatttgctggtttatATCATTATgaattaaatgtcttgttttggttttgactgttggttgaacaaaacaagacattcgaACCTTGGACTGTGGGCCTTTTTTCACAATTTGCCGACATTTTTTAGACAAAACGATGAACCagttaatcgagaaaataacctgtagattaattgataatgaaaataatcattaattgcaggCCTAGGCCACAAGCTTTACTCTGCTTTGTGACAGTGAAGTCAGTGTTACATCAGTAGACACCTTTCTATTTAATGTGACAtacattataaaatacaacagccTATGCAATACGCTATTCTGGCTACCTACGACTGGATTGGAAATTTAACCACAAATATGCAGGTTCTGATGTCTGAAACATTGAAGATATCAGGTAATTTTTTTATCATACACTTAACATTTCTATCTCTTCCTGTCTGATTGCTGATGGGAGTTTATATAACACATTGTGCATAATAATGTCAGTAGGGTGTAATCTATTTTGTCCCGCTCCTTCCCTaatcatataatataataatgcatACATTTGAACTAAAAAACAGTAAACTGTTgcacaaatgtttgttttacccGTGCATTTCCTGTTGTGCCTGTCATACCACTTTGCTTGTACATTTGAATGGTTTTAAAGCACCATACTGTTGTTTTTCCTGTATTATTCCATTTACTGTGCATGTATACTATTCATACATACTACACTGTTACTGTTGACCATTCTCCCTCCTGCTACAGATTTCATGTTGCATGTTTCTGACCTTCACTTGCTTCAGCAGTTGTATTTTTGCCACAAATAATATAAGTTGTCGCTGTATTTTAAGGCAGTCAAAAGGGTGAGTTGTTTAGAACTATGTGGTGCATTAATGTATTGTTAACTTCCAATATCTGAGAGATGATATTCCACTTCACACCAGAAAAATTTTAATGCAAGAAGcttccaaaaaatgtttttacatcgTAGTTTATTGTTATCCAGGCTCAATTTTCTGCGAGCATATTTTAGCTCGTCAGCGCAACAAGTCTGTGAAAGCAACGCAGCAGATTTTGAGTATTTCTTGGCAGAAATTCGGTTTTCTGATACACAGATTTGTCTgtacatgatttttttaaagccCAGTAGAAAATCACGCATTGCCTCATTGTATAATATTAAGATGTCCTTCTTGGCCTCATTTGGTAGTAGCAGCTCAATAGTGGATGCGACTTCCTTTTAGCCTCCATACTCCCACCCATTCAACACCACCACCGCAGCCTACGCCATCAtatcagaaaaacagaaacacagtggTCCGTGACCCACACTGGATCTCATTGGATGGAGGCTTCGGGGGTTTTAATCTGTTTATGAATCATCAACCGTTTACTTGCGCTTCCTCTGAGAACAGTCAACCTGTTGGCCATGTTAATTCACTCCACTGGGGATGAGTAATACATTTTGTCTCTACATCTATATCAGTTCCATCTTATTGTTGCACAGCTACAACAGTCACATTCCCAGATGGGACGGCTCACAGCGGACTCTCACCTCAGCCAATTAGTCTACAGCCAGCTGCTACATCAGGTGttggaaacattttaattacacacaGGTGATGCCCACAGGATAATGTGGATGGTTGACACACTTTACTATTTACGCAAACGTTCCCAACGTTCCCAGTAGATCATCCTGAAACTACTGTAGGTGTTCTGTTATTTCAAATGtgtaacaaacaacatacaatgCATCCAATATGGTAAACTAGGCCAATAGAAAATCAATGCATGATTGATTGTTATACCGTTTGTTGATATACAATGTTATGTACTGAAAGAAATTTACTCCCATTAAAAggatagttcgacattttgggaaatagacttatttgctttcttgccaagttCCTGGAGTCTTTGCTGGGTGCCCGCCAACCTCACGGTGACGTCAAAACTACAGGAAGTACCCGGCCAAAAAATAGTCTGGCATGTTTACAGACCGTAAAACCATTAAGTGCTATTTTTAGTCTTCTgcttttgtatggattaaacaagtGAGATATGACGTGACGATATGACGAAAAATGTTGTTGAAAGCCTTcagagaagagtggaggctgttgtaGTAGCAATCAGATGTTCAGTATTTACACAGGGGTTTAATGTtcgggtgtccacatacttttggccatgtagtgtattaTATAGCAGATTCGGCTGATTGGCAGGTGTGGTTTCATAATTCTAACCAACTACATTATTTTTAGTAAGCAAGGCTGACATTAAAAGCACTTTGAGTTATTTTAAACGCTTGGCTACAATATCCTGGTGGCAAATCAAAACAGTTTGACGAGCTATTTATGACCCGTTGATCAAAAAAAgtctcattgtgtgtgttttttgtttccagTTTGACTGTTAGGAGTGAGGATGAGACAATACAGAGGTCCACTTTTGAGCACAGGACAGAGGGAACCACTAACTGTGAAGAAAGGTAATGGCTAAACAACGTGACCCTTTCCTAGAAGCATTACAACAAATAATGGCACACCATCTTTCATATGGTGTGCCATTGAGAGAATTAAATAACACTGAACCAATACATCCACTATTCTTTTATCTTTAAGCCTGAAGCCGACTCTGGAAGACGCTCGCTCCTGGTCAATGTCATTTGAAAAGGTGATGAAAAGTGCAGCGGGTCGCAGCTGCTTCAGGCAGTTCCTGCGGACAGAGTTCAGCGAGGAGAACATGATGTTCTGGCTCGCCTGCGAGGAGCTCAAAAAGGAGACCAACAAGACTGTGGTGGAGGAGAAAGTCCGTCAAATATACGAGGACTTCATCTCAATCCTTTCCCCTAAAGAGGTGAGCCACCAAGGCAAGATATTTGCTCAAGAGGACTAATTATCAACTAATTAAATAATCTAActataactgattaatcatttatcaaggaaaaatgccaaacattttctggtttcaggttctcaaatgtgaggacttgctgcttttctgttttatatcattgtacgTTGAATATTTGgggttttgactgttggtcggacaaaattAGCAAATTTAAAAGATATTATCTCAAAAATTgtggaaattgtgatggccattttcaGGTATTTTTTGACATCTTTCAGACTAAACAATATtaattgatcatgaaaataataattaggggctgcaactaatggttattctcatgatcaattaatctgtAAATCATTTTCTCGTTTTGTCCACAGTGTcagaataaagtaaaaaaagttCCCCTTATAATTTCCCAGAACACAagacaacattttcaaatggaTTGTTAattgtccaaccaacagcccCAAACCCAAAAATACgtagacattttgtgaaatacgcttatttgctgtGTTGCTgaaagtgagatgagaagattggcTCCTGGCTCTAATGTCATGCTCaattagcttagcctagcataaagacttgaaagcaggggaaacagctagccagcaGCACCTTTCAAACTAAATTGTTACAGCACGTAActccccgtaaaaccacaacttgatgttttcatatttttgtgtatAAATTATACAAACATGATAAAGCTGgataataagtgagctttagaggtaagTAGGAGTATTTTTGAAGagagaaccaggctagctgtttccagtctttatgctaaactaagctaactgtaTGCTACTGGCTCTAGCTCTACGACAAGTGGGATCGATCTTCTCATCGAAGAAAGTGaacaagcacatttcccaaaaaaaCTATTCTTCTTAACTATCATATATGAAACTGTAACAAATCCTCATGAGCAGCAGGAaccattttgcttgaaaaatgactgaaacgcgTAATTAGTTATCGAAAGAGTTGAAGAACTACACATTAAGTTGGGTTTTTGCGCTGTACAACATTTTTCCTGGCGTATTATGTCAATACTGGGGGCCAGTTAAGCCAAATTCTGTCCCCTTCTCATTGTGAGAAAATAGCCAAGACTCAAGGTATATTTTATTTGGGGCTCTGGTGGAGATAGGTCCTCTGCCTCGTATGATCCTTCAGTGGCAAAAGAGCCCAGAGAGTCATTGCTATCCATATAGCTAAAGCAGCTGATGCAATAGGGAGGAGGGCAAAAATTGGGCGTGTAGCTACATACCCTTTAATTATCTGTCGCTCAACTAACCGATTAATCAACTACTCATTTTGCCGATTTAACCGATTAATCTACTACTCATTTTATCTCTATGTGCTAACATTTAACAGAGCTTCAGTCTTTTATCTGCTCATCTTCTCCAGGTCAGTTTGGATTCACATGTTCGCGACGTGATAAACCGCAACATGCTGGAGCCGACCTCGCACACGTTCGAGGACGCTCAGCAGCAGATCTATACGCTGATGCAGAGAGACTCGTACCCCCGCTACATAAACTCAACTGCCTATACAGATCTGCTGAAGAGCCTGGAGGAGCCTCCCCCTGAGCCATAGACTCTCCACTGCCACATACTTAGCTTTTCAAAATGGCGCATGCGTCCCACCCGAAGGAGTTTTGTGTTCCTGTTGGAGTCCTGCTAtttagagaaagacagacaggaaaatgAACACTACTTAAAACCGGTCTTTATCCAGCTGTAACTGCTGTTTATTTACCCACGATTAGCTTACCAAAATACTTGGAGCAAACAAGAACAAATGCTAGATCAAGCATCAGTTACTTGTTCGAAAAcatatctatatttttatatattccCTAGCGCTTGACATTGCACTTTTCTACCTTGTTTAATGAGGGAAAGCATGTATCTGTGAGCACTGCATTTGTATTTAGGTATATTGTGAGCCTTAATGCATATCCAGTTCTTGTAGAAACTAGTAGGTTCTATTTAACAGTAACTTAAGAAGAAGGAAAGTGCCTTGGAATAAGATCTTCTACACTAGCACCTTTGGTCTAACGTGAATGGTGCGACAATAACTTCATATGTTGGTGCTTTCAGCTCTTCTCAAAGATATAAGTTTTTACAACTCAATGAGCTGATACCCAGAAATAgttattgtctgtgtgtttcaataCTGTGataatattcatattatatttaatttaaacaaaacgGGTGGGGTTGGGACTGAATACATGACCACGACCACTGATATATTTGCGTATTTAAAAAGGAATTTGTGTGAAATAGCTATTTGAATTCtcacaaattaaataaagcaCAATCgtatgttgtttttgctgttgtgttgtcaACATTTGCAGAATATTCTTTCATATGGTATTATACATTATTAGAAATGCTTCGAATATGGATTGCATATTAAGCTGCTTTAATATTACACCGTTAATGTAATTGTTGCATAAGTGCTTTATTTGAAAATGCTTTATGTTAAGATTTGTGTAAGCAATGAAATATTCCACAGATTAGGGCTGCaaaaattcattcattccatTTGAATTaactgttgaattttttttcaatctataaaatgtcaaaaatactgaaaaagatCAAATACCTGTTATGAAAGCCCAGGTTGATGTCTTTAAGTTGGTTGTTTTGTCCGACAACAaatccaaaaccccaaaatactAGCTTTACaatcatttaaaacagaaaaaaaacaaaacaaaaacaaatgagcaaatactcaaatttgagaagctgaaagcaACAAATGTTTGTTGTATTTGCTTGATAAAATTTCTTAATTAAATCAGTTAATTTATCGACTAATAACCTTGTTTCAGCACTACTACACATAGGctacattaataaaaaagaacatttaacaACAGGCCATTTATTGTGAGTTAGTAGGAATTAAATCATAAAGTATAGCCCTAATTATTCCAATACATACGTTGGCTTGTCTCAATGGCAAATAGCTTTACAATCAAGCAACTAGTGTTACTCTACTGTAAGGACTGTGTGTGGCTCCAGGTCAGGATGCGGCATCGTTTCAGTCATGCCTCTCCCAGGCTAACATGTAGCCCCAGTAAAGTCTGTCTCTATGAGTAGCAGCGTGGTTTTATTGTCAAGTAAGTCAGTGTTTCCCGAATCCACGGAGTCCCGCTGGAGTCAAACCCAAAGGACTCTGATGGTGCTGTGCAGCTGTGCGGCTACCCCCGAGTTCATTCATCACTGATGGGAGGAAGCTGCTTCTCTATGAATCGTTTGATATCCACCATTTCCTGCacagatacaaaataaaactaaatatgtaaTACAGAACGCAACTAGAGCTCCAGAGCTCAAATGTGACTTCACCACACTGACCTCTGGACAGGCGCTGTGAGGTAGACCCCGATACGACTTGAAGGTGATGTTGGCAGGATTGATGAGGCTTTTCATCTTCTCTGCTGTCTGGCTGCCAAATACAAAAGGGACCAGGGGGTCGGCATCCCCGTGGCATTGTAGGACATGCATGTCCTTGTTAGCACTGCTGGCAGAAGCCTGAGAATAGAAGAGATTAGGATTATTCTTATTATCTGATTAAAACAGATTATGACTTGGCTATGGGATATCCCTAAAGCGTAATtcaattaaaggaatagttcacaATAAAATTAACATTGGGGGCATTTTATGTATATTTCTGAGCAATTAAAAGATGTGTGGAACTACATTAAATTTCAACTAACAAACAAGATGATGAATTTGAACTTTCAGGAGAACAATTCCTTTAAACTTCTGTTTTAGTATTTACTAAATTGCttctaaaaatctaaaaagcacaggtgcaaaCTGGTGTGCGTCATGTGTTTTTCTACCTGAGGGAAGGACTTGCGGAGAGGGAGCCAGCAGCTCAGAGCGACCACTCCAGCTAGCTTCTGCTGAGTTGTCAAAGCTGTGTAGAGAGACAATGCTCCACCCTGGAAAGAACAAACCCaacacttttgaaaaaaaaattatctcaCATATCTCTTGTGTCTATTATCAACAGACACAAAAAGCATAAAAGAATCAGCATCATAACCACAAAGAAAGGAGGTAATATCAGGTTCATAttgcatgaaaaataaaacagacccTACTGTTAATCTCTGTGATTTAAATATCTGaaacctgtgtgtgttgctgcagagCTGGAACTGCACACAGTGATACTGACAGCTGATTTGTTGGATCACAAATCTCTAAAGTTCTCATATTGGTACTGACCTTGTGAGCTATACTGAAAGttcagggggttatgtgcctaccttactatttcttggccaggcatTTCctagtctctgctggttgcctggcaactgctcagagccaagaaatagtcctgcacataaccCACCGTAAAATGGggaattgtcgtttttacacttcagtttttgtacggattaaacaaactagatataacatgttaattggtGAGTTTAAGAGGTGCTAATACATGGTtgttgttacctttggacagagccacgctagctgtttccctctattcccaagctaagctaaccagctgctggctgtaacttcatatttaacagatagaTATAAGAGTGACATCGATCTTCTGATttaactctccaccagaaagcgaacaagcgtatttcccaaaatgtccaacttttGCTTGAATCTTACACACCATTTCAGCCAAATCTTGTAATTCCACTCATTAGTGTTTGATTCATGTGCTTTACTTTAAATAACTTAAGTGTGGATTTAGATGGGGACTGAACTAACTGTACTC from Siniperca chuatsi isolate FFG_IHB_CAS linkage group LG19, ASM2008510v1, whole genome shotgun sequence encodes the following:
- the LOC122866938 gene encoding regulator of G-protein signaling 20, translated to MGSERVEMRKRQMQVHQEAAASVLQARHRMGNTPTNASNACCFCWCCCCSCSCLTVRSEDETIQRSTFEHRTEGTTNCEESLKPTLEDARSWSMSFEKVMKSAAGRSCFRQFLRTEFSEENMMFWLACEELKKETNKTVVEEKVRQIYEDFISILSPKEVSLDSHVRDVINRNMLEPTSHTFEDAQQQIYTLMQRDSYPRYINSTAYTDLLKSLEEPPPEP